A DNA window from Halococcus salsus contains the following coding sequences:
- a CDS encoding MBL fold metallo-hydrolase: MNRIQLGNAVFEGLNDVYVFGADAGATTLVDTGTAAPETREELSTGLADLGVEFADIDEVLLTHWHEDHAGFASEIQDESDAVVRVHAADAPLVSGDTDAWEAMEARQRALLDEWGVPEEPREELLVFLDGYEGLSGRARVEPFEGGERFSTPEGDLEALHLPGHAAGLSGFVFEGDDGRELLSGDALLPHYTPNVGGADVRVERPLAKYLDTLVRIIDAGFVRAWPGHRDVIEDPAGRARDIAAHHRERTENVLDVLREHGPADAWTVSSYLFGELSNIHILHGPGEAYAHLDHLSAHGVTEPTEDGYRLVDSDPDLDEFFPDVSE, encoded by the coding sequence ATGAACCGGATCCAGCTCGGGAACGCCGTCTTCGAGGGGTTGAACGACGTCTACGTCTTCGGTGCGGACGCCGGGGCCACCACCCTCGTCGACACCGGGACCGCCGCGCCCGAGACCCGCGAGGAGCTCTCGACAGGTCTCGCCGATCTGGGGGTCGAGTTCGCCGACATCGACGAGGTCCTCCTGACCCACTGGCACGAGGACCACGCCGGGTTCGCGAGCGAGATACAGGACGAAAGCGACGCGGTGGTTCGGGTCCACGCCGCCGACGCGCCGCTGGTCTCGGGTGATACGGACGCGTGGGAGGCGATGGAGGCCCGCCAGCGTGCGCTTCTCGACGAATGGGGGGTACCGGAGGAGCCACGCGAGGAGCTCCTCGTCTTCCTCGACGGCTACGAGGGCCTCTCGGGGCGGGCGAGGGTCGAGCCGTTCGAGGGTGGCGAGCGGTTTTCGACCCCCGAGGGCGACCTCGAAGCGCTCCACCTTCCGGGCCACGCCGCGGGGCTCTCGGGGTTCGTCTTCGAGGGCGACGACGGTCGGGAACTCCTCTCGGGCGACGCGCTCCTGCCCCACTACACCCCGAACGTCGGCGGGGCGGACGTTCGCGTCGAGCGCCCGCTGGCGAAGTACCTCGACACGTTGGTTCGAATCATCGACGCGGGATTCGTCCGGGCGTGGCCCGGTCACCGCGACGTCATCGAGGACCCCGCAGGCCGCGCCCGCGACATCGCCGCACACCACCGCGAGCGCACCGAGAACGTGCTCGACGTGCTCCGCGAACACGGCCCGGCGGACGCGTGGACGGTGAGCAGTTACTTATTTGGTGAGCTCTCGAACATCCACATCCTCCACGGGCCGGGCGAGGCCTACGCGCACCTCGACCACCTCTCGGCGCACGGTGTCACCGAGCCCACGGAAGACGGGTATCGACTCGTCGATTCGGACCCCGACCTCGACGAGTTCTTCCCCGACGTGAGCGAGTGA
- a CDS encoding SDR family NAD(P)-dependent oxidoreductase translates to MVENRTAIVTGSSRGIGKQVAETLAADGANVVVCSRSVEDSEEVAEGIEADGGSALAVEVDVSQKESVERLVERTVEEFGQIDVLVNNAGINIRGPAEEITPEDWQQVLDVNLTGPFYCAQAVGKRMIEQGDGGDIVNISSMMGEMGQQDRTPYNTSKGGVNNLTRCLAVEWAEHDIYVNALAPGYIMTDMAAEAQEEADFTEQDVRDRTPLDRFGTPEEIANCVSFLASHDHYMTGEVLHADGGWTAFGWGAKDR, encoded by the coding sequence ATGGTCGAAAACAGGACCGCTATCGTCACGGGATCGAGCAGGGGTATCGGGAAACAGGTCGCGGAGACGCTGGCCGCGGACGGCGCGAACGTCGTGGTCTGTTCGCGCTCGGTCGAGGATTCGGAGGAGGTCGCCGAGGGGATCGAGGCGGACGGCGGGTCGGCGCTCGCCGTCGAGGTCGACGTGAGTCAGAAGGAGTCGGTCGAGCGGCTGGTCGAGCGGACCGTCGAGGAGTTCGGCCAGATCGACGTCCTCGTGAACAACGCGGGGATCAACATTCGCGGGCCGGCCGAGGAGATCACGCCCGAGGACTGGCAGCAGGTACTGGACGTGAACCTCACTGGCCCCTTCTACTGCGCCCAGGCCGTCGGCAAGCGGATGATCGAGCAGGGCGACGGCGGCGACATCGTGAACATCTCGAGCATGATGGGCGAGATGGGCCAGCAGGATCGGACTCCCTACAACACCTCGAAGGGCGGCGTCAACAACCTCACGCGGTGTCTCGCCGTCGAGTGGGCCGAACACGACATCTACGTCAACGCGCTCGCGCCGGGCTACATCATGACCGACATGGCGGCGGAGGCCCAGGAGGAGGCCGACTTCACCGAACAGGACGTCCGCGACCGGACGCCACTGGACCGGTTCGGCACCCCGGAAGAGATCGCGAACTGCGTCTCGTTCCTCGCCTCCCACGACCACTACATGACCGGGGAAGTGCTCCACGCCGACGGCGGCTGGACCGCGTTCGGCTGGGGCGCGAAGGACCGGTAA
- a CDS encoding GNAT family N-acetyltransferase, with the protein MEYAFCGWPEDGPTLDLDYRQFAYAGKFVMSSTGKAVVREGDEVLGAVAFNEDRTDPTTLWLRYITVRADRRGEGLGARLAAFAADRALTHGYGRLRIAVNNPFAYEALHKAGFGYTGRETGLAELVLERPSERSHAAYQAGLDVYRARDLSADESEFLASRVDRDPPARLDPPT; encoded by the coding sequence ATGGAGTACGCGTTCTGCGGGTGGCCCGAGGACGGGCCGACGCTCGACCTCGATTACCGGCAGTTCGCGTACGCCGGCAAGTTCGTGATGTCCTCGACCGGGAAGGCGGTCGTGCGCGAGGGGGACGAGGTCCTCGGCGCGGTCGCGTTCAACGAGGACCGCACCGATCCGACCACGCTCTGGCTCCGCTACATCACCGTGCGGGCCGACCGTCGTGGTGAGGGGTTGGGGGCACGCCTCGCGGCGTTCGCCGCCGATCGGGCGCTTACCCACGGGTACGGGCGCCTCCGGATCGCGGTCAACAACCCGTTCGCCTACGAGGCGCTCCACAAGGCCGGTTTCGGCTACACCGGCCGGGAGACCGGCCTCGCCGAACTCGTGCTCGAACGTCCGAGCGAGCGCTCGCACGCGGCCTACCAAGCGGGTCTCGACGTCTACCGCGCCCGCGACCTCTCGGCGGACGAAAGCGAGTTTCTGGCGTCGCGAGTCGACCGGGATCCGCCGGCACGGCTCGATCCACCAACGTAG
- a CDS encoding class I SAM-dependent methyltransferase: MQPPGDVARFDRFARHYERLMPASDVGPIRAGLVLADRELHRVLDVGGGTGRAVRALGVPERVVVDAAPGMLAEARRRGLGCVLGDAARLPVADASVDAVLIVDALHHVADQTGALAEAKRVLRPGGVLVCREFDRSTLPGLLLATGERLVGFDSEFFTPDELAFAVERVGLDAAIPVRGFGFTVAGVKR, translated from the coding sequence ATGCAGCCGCCGGGCGACGTCGCGCGATTCGACCGGTTCGCGCGCCACTACGAGCGACTCATGCCCGCGAGCGACGTCGGTCCGATACGGGCGGGGCTCGTGCTCGCCGACCGCGAGCTCCACCGCGTGCTCGACGTCGGCGGCGGGACGGGTCGAGCGGTGCGCGCGCTCGGGGTCCCGGAACGGGTCGTGGTCGACGCCGCCCCCGGGATGCTCGCCGAGGCGCGCCGACGGGGACTTGGCTGTGTGCTCGGGGATGCGGCACGACTCCCCGTCGCCGACGCCAGCGTCGACGCGGTGCTCATCGTGGACGCGCTCCATCACGTCGCCGACCAAACGGGCGCGCTCGCGGAGGCCAAACGCGTCCTCCGACCGGGCGGCGTGCTGGTCTGTCGCGAGTTCGACCGCTCGACCCTCCCCGGGCTCCTGCTCGCGACGGGCGAGCGCCTCGTCGGCTTCGACTCCGAGTTCTTCACCCCCGACGAGCTCGCGTTCGCGGTCGAACGCGTCGGGCTCGACGCCGCGATCCCGGTTCGCGGCTTCGGCTTCACCGTCGCCGGCGTCAAGCGCTGA
- the hisD gene encoding histidinol dehydrogenase, with product MDVRAVADLSPDERRAVFERDAGIDDIEGDVAEIVERVRTEGDVALREFAEEFDETTVGSLDVTDAAERAYDEIDAGLREAIETAAENIREFHERQLPEDWREDFDGRELGRRYRPIDRVGAYVPGGAAAYPSSALMTVIPAKVAGVETVAVATPPADEINPATLAALHVAGSDEVYQVGGAQAVAALAYGTESVSRVQKVVGPGNRWVTAAKAAIRNDCAIDFLAGPSEVCVLADGTADPEFVAADLIAQAEHDANASAVAVTADEELAEAVAAAVEAGIEGERAETIREALESDASGVFLARSMPEAVLFCEEYAAEHLSIQADEDEALLDRISSAGSAFLGPYSPVAAGDYAAGPNHVLPTGGGARITGGLSVETFLRSTTVQRLSADALDDIGETVETLARAEGLDAHAESVAVRLRERESDVEDDERLRE from the coding sequence ATGGACGTGAGAGCCGTCGCCGACCTCTCGCCCGACGAGCGCCGTGCGGTGTTCGAGCGCGACGCGGGGATCGACGACATCGAGGGCGACGTCGCCGAGATCGTCGAGCGCGTTCGCACGGAGGGCGACGTCGCGCTCCGGGAGTTCGCCGAGGAGTTCGACGAGACGACCGTGGGATCGCTCGACGTGACCGACGCGGCCGAGCGCGCGTACGACGAGATCGACGCGGGTCTGCGGGAGGCCATCGAAACGGCAGCCGAGAACATCCGTGAGTTCCACGAGCGCCAGCTGCCCGAGGACTGGCGCGAGGACTTCGATGGCCGAGAACTCGGACGACGGTACCGACCGATCGACCGGGTCGGGGCGTACGTGCCGGGCGGGGCGGCGGCCTACCCCTCCAGCGCGCTGATGACGGTGATTCCGGCGAAGGTGGCTGGCGTCGAGACGGTCGCGGTGGCGACGCCGCCCGCCGACGAGATCAACCCCGCGACGCTCGCGGCGCTCCACGTCGCCGGTTCGGACGAGGTGTATCAGGTCGGCGGTGCGCAGGCGGTGGCGGCGCTGGCGTACGGGACGGAGTCGGTCTCGCGCGTGCAGAAGGTCGTCGGGCCGGGGAATCGGTGGGTGACGGCGGCGAAGGCCGCAATCCGAAACGACTGCGCGATCGACTTCCTCGCGGGGCCGAGCGAGGTCTGTGTGTTGGCCGACGGGACGGCGGACCCCGAGTTCGTGGCGGCGGACCTGATCGCGCAGGCCGAGCACGACGCGAACGCGTCCGCGGTGGCGGTGACGGCCGACGAGGAGCTCGCGGAGGCGGTCGCGGCGGCGGTCGAGGCGGGTATCGAGGGCGAGCGGGCGGAGACGATTCGGGAAGCGCTCGAAAGCGACGCCAGCGGGGTGTTCCTCGCGCGCTCGATGCCGGAGGCGGTGTTGTTCTGCGAGGAGTACGCCGCCGAGCACCTCTCGATCCAGGCCGACGAGGACGAGGCGCTGCTCGACCGGATCAGTAGTGCCGGAAGTGCGTTTCTGGGGCCGTATTCGCCCGTGGCGGCGGGCGATTACGCCGCCGGGCCGAACCACGTTCTGCCAACGGGTGGCGGCGCGCGGATCACAGGTGGGCTGTCGGTGGAGACCTTCCTGCGCTCGACGACGGTGCAGCGACTCTCGGCCGACGCGCTCGACGACATCGGTGAGACCGTCGAGACGCTCGCGCGGGCCGAAGGGTTGGATGCCCACGCCGAAAGCGTCGCCGTCAGACTCCGCGAGCGCGAATCCGACGTGGAGGACGACGAGCGACTTCGGGAGTGA
- a CDS encoding cryptochrome/photolyase family protein translates to MTVWVLGDQLTREVGPLSRADDERVLMIEAREFARKLPFHPHKLVAMFAAMRHFRDELRADTYTVEYHTVETFGEGLDAHFADHPGDRLECMRPASHGAGERLTDLVDERGGDLALVENELFLCAPDEFDEWAGESFKQEEFYRMMRRETGYLMDDDDPVGGEWNYDTENREFPGSDYEPPDAPWFEPDDRTEMVVEWVDEVFSGGYDEPPYGGDWADQEKFGWPVTREASLAALDAFVEDRLPEFGPYQDAMLAGETTMHHALLSAPLNLGLLHPREVVERVLDEYEARDLPLASVEGFVRQVVGWREFMRHVYRREMPELASANQLDADRALPELYWTGETEMNCLAEVVDGVRKRGYSHHIERLMVLSNFATSFGVRPAALNRWFHAGYVDAYHWVTTPNVVGMGSFGTDALSTKPYVSSANYIDGMSDFCGDCAYAKTKTVGENACPFNALYWDFLGTHEERLRGNGRMGLVYSHWDDKDEDERAAIRERAAAIRTRADRGDL, encoded by the coding sequence ATGACCGTCTGGGTGCTCGGCGACCAGCTCACCCGCGAGGTCGGGCCGCTCTCGCGGGCCGACGACGAGCGCGTGCTGATGATCGAAGCTCGCGAGTTCGCCCGGAAGCTCCCGTTCCACCCCCACAAACTCGTCGCGATGTTCGCCGCGATGCGCCACTTTCGCGACGAACTTCGAGCAGATACTTATACCGTCGAGTACCACACGGTCGAGACGTTCGGGGAGGGTCTCGACGCCCACTTCGCCGACCACCCGGGAGACCGTCTCGAATGTATGCGCCCCGCGAGCCACGGTGCGGGCGAACGTCTCACGGATCTCGTCGACGAGCGGGGCGGCGACCTCGCGCTCGTCGAGAACGAGCTGTTCCTCTGTGCGCCCGACGAGTTCGACGAGTGGGCCGGCGAGAGCTTCAAACAGGAGGAGTTCTACCGCATGATGCGGCGCGAGACGGGCTACCTGATGGACGACGACGACCCGGTCGGGGGCGAGTGGAACTACGATACCGAGAACCGCGAGTTCCCGGGGAGCGACTACGAACCGCCCGACGCGCCGTGGTTCGAGCCCGACGATCGCACCGAGATGGTGGTCGAGTGGGTCGACGAGGTGTTCTCGGGCGGCTACGACGAACCACCCTACGGCGGTGACTGGGCCGACCAGGAGAAATTCGGCTGGCCGGTCACGCGCGAAGCGAGCCTCGCGGCGCTCGACGCGTTCGTCGAGGACCGGCTCCCGGAGTTCGGTCCGTATCAGGACGCGATGCTCGCCGGGGAAACCACGATGCATCACGCCCTGCTGTCGGCCCCGCTGAACCTCGGCCTGCTGCATCCCCGGGAAGTCGTCGAGCGCGTGTTGGACGAGTACGAAGCGCGCGACCTCCCGCTCGCGAGCGTCGAGGGGTTCGTCCGGCAGGTGGTCGGCTGGCGGGAGTTCATGCGCCACGTCTACCGCCGTGAGATGCCCGAGCTGGCGAGCGCGAACCAACTCGACGCCGACCGGGCTCTTCCGGAGCTCTACTGGACCGGCGAGACCGAGATGAACTGTCTCGCGGAAGTCGTTGACGGCGTGCGAAAACGGGGCTATTCCCACCACATCGAGCGCCTGATGGTGCTCTCGAACTTCGCGACGAGTTTTGGTGTACGTCCCGCAGCACTCAACCGGTGGTTCCACGCGGGCTACGTCGACGCCTACCACTGGGTCACGACGCCGAACGTGGTGGGCATGGGCAGCTTCGGAACCGACGCGCTCTCGACGAAACCCTACGTCTCCTCGGCCAACTACATCGACGGCATGAGCGACTTCTGTGGGGACTGCGCCTACGCCAAGACGAAGACGGTGGGTGAAAACGCCTGTCCGTTCAACGCGCTCTACTGGGACTTCTTGGGAACCCACGAGGAGCGCCTTCGGGGGAACGGCCGGATGGGGTTGGTCTACTCCCACTGGGACGACAAGGACGAGGACGAGCGGGCGGCGATCCGCGAGCGCGCCGCGGCGATACGAACCCGCGCCGACCGCGGCGACCTCTGA
- a CDS encoding alpha/beta fold hydrolase: protein MTATPFEPLYDRAVAELLDGPVEERRIETAVGETHLLLAGDPDAKPLLVLQGGNVTTPVTLAWVEALADEYRLLAPDTPGQPGKTTARTADYGRWLVALLDGLGVEAVPAVGLSHGAGVLLEALVRAPDRFESVSLVVPAGFGVGPPAGLARVGVPSLAYRSLPRRWLLDRALGSLATEPPGSLPPVVRDTIAAALRTADLMTGFPGPTRDALRTVGVPVFGVVAADDPFFPARTIGPRIRTTFPECREVLTLPDERHFLGPAGRSQLCHALRGFLESEATG from the coding sequence ATGACCGCCACACCGTTCGAACCACTCTACGACCGAGCCGTCGCGGAACTCCTCGACGGTCCGGTCGAGGAGCGGCGAATCGAGACCGCCGTTGGCGAGACCCACCTGCTGCTCGCCGGCGACCCCGACGCGAAACCGCTGCTCGTCCTCCAGGGCGGGAACGTCACGACCCCGGTCACGCTCGCGTGGGTCGAGGCGCTCGCGGACGAGTACCGGCTGCTCGCGCCCGATACGCCCGGACAGCCGGGAAAGACGACGGCCCGAACGGCGGACTACGGCCGGTGGCTCGTGGCGCTCCTCGATGGGCTCGGGGTCGAGGCGGTTCCGGCGGTCGGTCTCTCCCACGGTGCGGGGGTGCTCCTCGAAGCCCTCGTCCGCGCCCCCGACCGGTTCGAGTCGGTCTCGTTGGTCGTTCCGGCGGGCTTCGGTGTCGGCCCCCCGGCCGGGCTGGCGAGGGTCGGGGTCCCGTCGCTCGCCTACCGCTCCCTCCCGCGGCGCTGGTTGCTCGACCGCGCACTCGGCTCGCTGGCGACCGAACCACCGGGATCGCTCCCGCCCGTCGTCCGCGACACCATCGCGGCCGCGCTCCGAACCGCCGACCTCATGACCGGGTTCCCCGGCCCGACGCGCGATGCGCTTCGAACCGTCGGGGTACCCGTGTTCGGCGTGGTCGCGGCCGACGACCCGTTCTTCCCGGCTCGAACGATCGGCCCCCGCATTCGGACGACCTTTCCGGAGTGCCGGGAGGTCCTCACCCTCCCCGACGAACGGCACTTCCTCGGCCCGGCGGGGCGGTCGCAGCTGTGTCACGCGCTTCGCGGCTTCCTCGAATCCGAAGCGACGGGGTGA
- a CDS encoding HesB/IscA family protein has translation MSTAGTADTATEIDVSTSAAEQALDLLEGEGMDTDVAGLRLFVQQGGCAGLSYGMRFDGEPEEDDQVYEHHDLRIFVDPASMNYIGGSVLDFEGGLQGAGFHVENPNVVSECGCGESFRT, from the coding sequence ATGAGCACGGCTGGAACCGCCGACACCGCGACCGAGATCGACGTCTCGACGTCGGCCGCCGAACAGGCACTCGACCTCCTCGAAGGCGAGGGTATGGACACCGACGTCGCCGGGCTTCGGTTGTTCGTCCAGCAGGGCGGCTGTGCCGGGCTTTCCTACGGCATGCGCTTCGACGGCGAGCCCGAGGAGGACGACCAGGTCTACGAACACCACGACCTCCGGATCTTCGTCGACCCCGCGAGCATGAACTACATCGGCGGCAGCGTCCTCGACTTCGAGGGCGGCCTCCAGGGCGCGGGCTTTCACGTCGAGAACCCGAACGTCGTGAGCGAGTGCGGCTGCGGGGAGAGTTTCCGGACCTAA
- a CDS encoding DUF3054 domain-containing protein, whose translation MSNAVGSLGGRIDVSGTTLGLAVGDLVLIGLFVVAGELQHGYSLTAQPGRIVGTALPFVIGWVVASVLAGVYTPAVYRAPRSAAIRTALAWVGAALVGQALRATALFHGDFALAFVLVSLGVGLVLLVPWRVAVAALVGRS comes from the coding sequence ATGAGCAACGCCGTCGGTTCCCTCGGAGGCCGCATCGACGTCTCGGGGACGACCCTCGGGCTCGCGGTCGGCGACCTCGTCCTGATCGGCCTGTTCGTCGTCGCGGGCGAACTCCAGCACGGCTACAGCCTCACCGCCCAGCCCGGCCGGATCGTCGGCACCGCGCTCCCGTTCGTCATCGGCTGGGTCGTCGCGTCCGTGCTCGCAGGTGTCTACACGCCCGCCGTGTACCGCGCCCCCCGCTCGGCCGCCATCCGCACGGCCCTCGCGTGGGTCGGCGCGGCGCTCGTCGGCCAGGCGCTCCGCGCGACCGCCCTCTTCCACGGGGACTTCGCGCTCGCGTTCGTCCTCGTTTCGCTCGGCGTCGGGCTCGTCCTCCTGGTCCCGTGGCGCGTCGCCGTCGCCGCGCTCGTCGGTCGTTCCTGA
- a CDS encoding ornithine cyclodeaminase family protein, which produces MTDDGTLFLTSEECAGLATPEEYVRAVREGYRQRGEGAPAAPRTKLTNEEPPGMLTGYTAILPETGAMGGYMYAAGFGNRDAQFVQPVFDAESGALIALLDGASLNPFKTGAAGAVGVDALARTDATTLAVIGSGAQARGQLQACATVRSFETVNVYSPTAENREKFAAEMNEQLNPAVAAVASSDAAVEGADVVITATSASEPVFDGELLEDGAHVTAMGQYHPEKHELDATTVERAKYVPDLRERVMNDAGSFINAVEEGVVTEDDIHAELGAVVAGEAPGRESDDEITVFDSGGTGIETVAAGYLVYEKAREEGLGTELAFAPGSQALTGE; this is translated from the coding sequence ATGACCGACGACGGAACGCTGTTTCTGACCAGCGAGGAGTGTGCGGGGCTCGCGACGCCCGAGGAGTACGTCCGGGCGGTGCGCGAGGGCTACCGCCAGCGCGGCGAGGGCGCGCCGGCCGCGCCGCGGACGAAACTCACGAACGAGGAGCCGCCGGGCATGCTCACGGGCTACACCGCCATCCTGCCCGAGACGGGCGCGATGGGTGGCTACATGTACGCCGCGGGCTTCGGCAACCGCGACGCCCAGTTCGTCCAGCCGGTGTTCGACGCCGAGTCGGGGGCCCTGATCGCCCTGCTCGACGGCGCGAGCCTCAACCCGTTCAAGACCGGCGCGGCGGGTGCGGTCGGCGTCGACGCGCTCGCGCGAACGGACGCGACGACGCTCGCGGTCATCGGGAGCGGTGCCCAGGCCCGCGGTCAGCTTCAGGCCTGTGCGACCGTTCGGAGCTTCGAGACGGTGAACGTCTATTCGCCGACCGCGGAGAACCGGGAGAAATTCGCCGCCGAGATGAACGAACAGCTCAACCCCGCGGTCGCGGCCGTGGCGTCGAGCGACGCCGCGGTCGAGGGTGCGGACGTGGTGATCACCGCGACGAGTGCATCCGAACCGGTCTTCGACGGCGAACTCCTCGAGGACGGCGCACACGTCACCGCGATGGGCCAGTATCACCCCGAAAAGCACGAACTCGACGCGACCACCGTCGAGCGCGCGAAGTACGTCCCCGACCTCCGCGAGCGGGTCATGAACGACGCCGGCTCGTTCATCAACGCCGTCGAGGAAGGCGTCGTGACCGAGGACGATATTCACGCCGAACTCGGCGCGGTCGTCGCGGGCGAGGCCCCCGGCCGTGAGTCCGACGACGAGATAACGGTCTTCGACTCCGGTGGCACCGGTATCGAGACCGTCGCGGCGGGCTATCTGGTCTACGAGAAGGCCCGTGAGGAGGGCCTCGGCACCGAGCTCGCGTTCGCGCCGGGCAGCCAGGCCCTCACTGGCGAGTAA